From Lepus europaeus isolate LE1 chromosome 3, mLepTim1.pri, whole genome shotgun sequence, a single genomic window includes:
- the LOC133756747 gene encoding putative olfactory receptor 2B3 yields MNWANESTPKEFILLGFSDRPWLQMPLFVILLISYTFTIFGNVSIMMVCILDPKLHTPMYFFLTNLSILDLCYTTTTVPQMLVNICLNKKTISYGGCVAQLIIFLALGATECLLLAVMSFDRFVAICRPLHYVVIMNRWFCLRMAAFSWLTGFSNSVLQSTLTIHMPRCGHREVDHFFCEVPALLKLSCADTKPIEAELFFFSVLILLIPVTFILISYGFIAQAVLKIKSAEGRRKAFGTCGSHMTVVSLFYGTAIYMYLQPPSSTSKDWGKTISLFYGIITPMLNPLIYSLRNKDMKEAFKRVMSRILFLKK; encoded by the coding sequence ATGAATTGGGCAAATGAGAGCACCCCAAAAGAATTTATACTACTTGGCTTCTCAGACAGACCCTGGCTACAAATGCCCCTTTTTGTGATCTTGCTAATATCATACACATTCACCATTTTTGGTAATGTCTCCATCATGATGGTGTGCATTCTGGATCCCAAACTTCATACTCCCATGTATTTCTTTCTCACTAATCTCTCCATCTTAGAtctctgctacaccacaaccacCGTCCCTCAGATGTTGGTGAACATTTGTCTCAACAAAAAGACCATCAGCTATGGTGGCTGTGTAGCCCAGCTCATCATCTTCTTGGCCTTGGGTGCTACTGAATGTCTCCTCCTGGCTGTCATGTCCTTTGACAGATTTGTGGCAATTTGCAGACCCCTCCACTATGTAGTCATCATGAATCGTTGGTTCTGCCTAAGAATGGCAGCCTTCTCATGGCTCACTGGTTTCAGCAACTCAGTGTTGCAGTCTACCTTGACCATTCACATGCCACGCTGTGGCCATCGGGAAGTGGACCACTTTTTCTGTGAGGTTCCTGCCCTTCTCAAGTTGTCGTGTGCTGACACAAAACCCATTGAGGCTGAGCTCTTTTTCTTTAGTGTATTAATTCTGCTAATCCCAGTGACATTCATCCTCATCTCCTATGGCTTCATAGCTCAAGCAGTATTGAAAATCAAATCAGCAGAAGGACGGCGAAAAGCTTTTGGGACATGCGGATCACACATGACTGTGGTGTCTCTCTTTTATGGAACAGCCATCTATATGTATCTACAACCACCATCATCCACCTCCAAAGACTGGGGAAAGACGATTTCCCTCTTCTATGGAATCATCACACCCATGTTGAACCCCCTCATCTACAGCCTTAGAAATAAAGATATGAAGGAGGCCTTCAAGAGGGTGATGTCaagaatcctttttttaaagaaataa